TGCGAGTGTCGCGGAAACGATAACAGCTTTATCGATTGGAGGACACCGGCAGAATCTGCCGATCGTGCCTGTGAATGCCGGATCATGTTTCTGTTGAATGGCTTGCGTCGCGTTCAGTGGTTTGTGGCACGCCAATTGTTTCTTACGGAATCGTCAGAAACGGAGACGGGTCAAATCCAACAATGTGATTTCGGAAAGGGATGAACGATGAAAACTTTCGCATTACTGACAGCGGCGGTCGCAGGGTTGATGTGGGCCGGAGCCGGACAGGCTCAGGCCGGCGGCCACAATCATGGCTACGGGTACGGTTACGGCAACAGCTGGAACAACACCTACTGGGGAGGTGGGTCGAACTGGGGGTATCAGCGGCGGGGGCACTACGACTTTCACAACACCAGCCACTACGACTATGTGCCCGGCGGAGTCGTTCCGCACGGAAACCATCTGCACTATGTGCCGGGAACTTACCAGTGGCACCAGACCGGCCATTACGACTACCACCGCGGCAACCACCATCACCACTAGAGCAGTTTGCTCTACCGGGTGCAGGCGAATGGACGGTTTTCACTAGATGAAAACCGCTATTATCGCCTGCGGAATGCTGAACATCAAAAGTAATGATGCTCTCATCGTGCCTGGCAAAGATGGCCTGGAAACAAATCTGCCCCGCCGGATCACGGCGGGGCAGACGTTTCATCAGGATTGGTCAGTCAGACCGATTACTTGCAGCAGGCAGCGCCCGCTTGGCAGCAAGGCAACTGAGCCTCGCAGCATGCAGCACCTGGTCCGCAGCAGTCAGAACCGGTTGCACAGCAGGCGGCTTTCGCCTGACAGCAATCGGCGGCAGCGGCTGCTGTCTTGATGTTCAACTTGAACGTCGGGGCACAGCAGGCAGCGCCATCCACGCAGCAGGGAGCGGCGGGAGCACAGCAACTGGCCTGTTTCAGATTTACCTGCAGAGACGCAGCACAGCAGGGGGAACCTGGGAAACAGCAGTCAGCGCCCTGCTCACAACAGCTCAGAGCGGTGGACGAATTCTGGGCGGTGGCACTGCCGACGAACACCGCCAGCAGGGTCAGACTCAAACAGGTGGCAAACAGTGCCAAAACACGGCTAGACATGGAAATTCTCCTCAAAGCGTTTTTTAAATAGGGCCTGCACCCATCACGTCGGGTGCGCGGCGATTTGCCAAACAGCGAACAACAGGCAAATCACGCTTTGGGCGGTGGAACCAGCGGACGATCCCCGCGCGTCTGCAAGAGATCCTCTCGCAACTGCAGCGGAGTCGAGGAAGAAACTCCCTGCACCTGAGCGGCAGCGGAGTTTTCGAAGACCAGCGTCAACGACGCCGGGGCACAGCAGGTCTGCGTGGAGCATGGACAATTGTCCTGCCCGCAGGGCTGTGACGAAGCAACCGGTTCATGCTCACGAGCCGACTTCGCCGCTTTGGAACCATGCTCGTGCTGGCAGCAGCCGACAGCGGGTTTCGACTTTTCACCGCTTTTGACGATGCAGCAGCAGCCGCAGGCAGGTGCGTGAGTGTGGCTGGCAGAGGCCGCAGTACCTGCACAGCAACGGTCTGCCGCCATTCCGACCGGAGGAAATCCGGCAAGCAGGGCAGCCAGGCAAAGCAGAAGTCGTAACGCGACGTTCATGGCTGAAGTATACGCTGGGGATGGACTCGTCTCAATGTGAATTCCGGCGTCCTGTTCACCGGTTGTAATATGCCGGCACGCTGTTTTGATTCCATTCGCTGCTGGTCGAATTGATGGAAAATGAATGGTTGTTCGGGCTTGTGGAACGTGAATGCGTCCGCTGGACGCATCGCTAAAACATTCCAGCAGCGAACCTCGGCACGGCTCCTTCTGTCGGGAGCGGCATGTCGACCTCCTTGCGAAAACCGGCTGCGCCGCCAACACTGTCGGGGAACACCCAGCGCGACGGTGACATGGCTGACACAATCGATGACCAGCAGACCAATCCGGCCCCGGCAGGTTCCCTTCGGGAGCTGATGCATGTGGCGTTTCCGTTGGTCATCAGCGCCGGCTCGCTGTCGCTGATGAACGTGGTCGACCGCATCTTTCTCGCACAGCTCAGCATCGATGCCCTGGCCGCGGCGATGCCGGCCGCGATGCTCAGCTGGACGTCGATGAGCCTCGCCTTCGGCATGGCAGGCTACACCAACGCGTTCGTCTCCCAGTACGAAGGGGCCGGGCGGAAAGACCGAGTTGCAGCGGCCATGTGGCAGGGGATTTTCGTCGCGCTGGCCGGCGGCATTTCCCTGCTGCCGATGATCCTGTTTGCACCTGAGATTTTCGGGCTGATGGGGCATGCGGCCCATGTGCAGCAGCTCGAGATCGAATACTTCTCGTGGCTCTGCCCTGTGGCGATCCCGACGTTGCTGTCGACGGTACTCACGGCGTTCTTTACTGCCAGAAAGCGGACGGCGGTAGTGATGTGGGTGAATATCGGGACATCGCTGCTGAATGCGGCGGCGGCCTATTCTTTGATTTTCGGCGCTGGCCCGATGCCTGGGCTGGGAATGAAGGGGGCGGCGATCGGCACGGTGCTGGCCCAGTCACTCGGTGCAGTGTGCCTGGCAGCGCTGATGTTTCGCGATGGCAAACGAGAAGGCTACAGGTTCCGCGAGAATTTTGGCTTCGACCTGGAACTCATCCGGCGAATGATCCGATTCGGGGTACCGAACGGGATTCAGATGCTGCTCGACGTCGGCTCGTTCACGGTGTTTATCGCGCTGGTGGGGCGATTGGGGACCGAGGATCAGGCGGCGACGAACCTGGCGTTCACCCTTAACTCGCTCGCCTTCGTGCCGATGATCGGGATGGGAACCGCCGTGGTCACGCTGGTGGGACATCGGGTCGGAGAACGCAAACCAGAACTGGCAACCAGAACGGTGTGGATCGCCTTTGCTCTCTCAGGCGGCTACATGCTGTTGTTCGCGCTGATTTACCTGTCGGTCCCAGGGGTGATCCTCTACCCCTTCATGCATGGGGACGAAGTGGCGCTCTTCGAAGCGATGGAGCCGACTGTGATCATGCTGCTGCGGTATGTGGCGCTGTACACGTTCTTCGATGCCATGGCGATTATCTTCGGCTCGGCCGTCCGCGGGGCAGGCGACACGATGTTCTCGCTGATTTTCACGGTGGTGGGCGGCTGGCTCCTGATGGTCGCCCCGACGATCTGGGCGATCCGCAACGGCTACGGCCTGCACGGCTGCTGGATCGCCGTATCGGTGACAGTGATCGTGATGGGCCTGGGCTTCCTGTTCCGCTTCCAGCAAGGGCATTGGAAGACAATGCAGGTGATTGAGGAAGACCCATTGGAGGGGTTGCCGTAGGGGGAAGCCGTCAGCGGTCGGCGATCAGCAGTCAGGTTGAGAAAAGAGTCCAGTGCCCAATGCCAGTCGGGGGGAGGGGAGGTTTGAGCGACGGGCGACCTCCATTTTCTTTCTGGTTCTGGGGCACTCCTCACCGGAGACTCGACTCATGTGAAACTGATGGTCTTCGTCACGGCCGTGCTCGTCCCTCCGTCGCCGTCGGTGAGGATGGCTCGGACTGTTCTGGCGGCGGTCACGGGGTTGGTCAGTGTGCTCTTGAAGGTGATGGCCCTTAAGAGGGCTTGAGCGGCAGCAGGGGTAGAGCTGGCGTTGAATGTGATCGTCAGTCCGACCTTGCTCGTCCCTCCATTGAATGTCCCGATGACGACTCCGCCGAATGTGACGTTGTTGCCGTTGACCCCAATTTGCCCTGCACCTTGTCCTTGATTCTGAATCGAGAGGACATCCGTGGACTGAATGTTCGCGGTGAGCGTGATCGTCAGCTTGCCGGCATTGAAATCGGCCGAATCGTTGTCGGTCACCGCGGCATCATCGTCGATCACGACAGGCATGCCGGCGATTGAGGGATAGTTCACGCTGCCGTCGAATGCGGTCACGACTGGCGGCGCATTGCCTGGGGCGACGCTGATCGTCTTGGTCACCGCGGCGCTCTGGCCGCCGTCGCCATCATTGACGAGGACGCGAACCGTGCGTGGATCGGTCGAACGGGTGGCAGCCGTATTGCTGAACTGGATGTTCCGCAGCAGTACCTGAGCCGCGGCGGGCGTGCCGCTGGCATTGAAGTTGATAACCAGGGCGACTTTGTTGGAGCCGCCGGTGAACGTGCCGATGACGACTCCACTATAGGTGACATTCGTCCCGTCCACGCCGATCTTGCCTGTCGTCGTTCCCTGGTTGCGGATGGAGAGGACGTCGGCTCCCTGCGCATTGGCGATCAGCCCGATGGTCATTTTTCCGCCGGCGAAGTCGGTAGAATCGATGTCGGAGACCGTGGCGTCGGAGTCAAGCAGCACCGCTGCAGGGCCGATGAAGCCCACGCTGCCGTCAAACGCGGCGACGACCGGAGCATCGTTCACCGCCGCGACGTTCACGGTTTTGAGAACAGCGACGCTCGTTCCGCCGTCGCCGTCCGTCAGCACACACCGCACGGTGCGAGGCAACGTGACAGGGTTTTCCGAGGTGCTGCTGAACGCGATTGCCCGCAACAGAGCTTGAGCGGCTCCCGGTGACGAACTGGCGTTGAACGTGACCGTCAGTCCGACTTTGTTCGTGCCGCCGGTGAACGTGCCGATGACGACTCCGCCGTAGAGGACATTCGGCCCGTCCAGGCCAATCTGGCCGGCACCCGATCCCTGGTGGAGGATCCGCAGCACATCGCTGGACTGGGCGTTCGCGGTGATGTTGAGCGTCAGCTTGCCGGTATCAAAGTCATTCGAATCGGCATCGGTCACTGTTGCGCCGCTATCGAACACCGTCGGGCTGCCGTTTTCGGTGTAAGTGACGGCGGTTTCGGACATCCCGATTATCGGTCGCACGTTGGGGGCGACGCTGTAGACTGTCCCGGTGAAATTGCCGTTGCCATTCCCCAGCAGGACGCTGACATTCGCGGAACCATAATTGGCGGTGATCAGATCGAGACGTCCGTCGCCGTTCACGTCTGCTGGGGCCGTCGCGTGCGGACTTGCACCTGTGGCAAAGGTCTGCTGGGATTGAAATGTTCCATCACCATTTCCCAGCAACACGCTGACGGTATTAGGAGATGAATTGGCGGTGATGAGGTCGAGTTTGCCGTCGCCGTTCATATCTGCCGCGGCTACGTTGACAGGAAAGCTCCCCACGGCATAGGTCTGCTGGGACTGAAATGTTCCGTCACCATTCCCCAGCAATACGCTGACGGTATTAGGAGATGCATTAGCGGTGATGAGGTCGAATTTGCCGTCGCCGTTCAGATCTGCCGCGGCTACGTTGACAGGAAAATGCCCCACGGCATAGGTCAGTTGGGACTGAAATGTTCCGTCACCATTCCCCAGCAACACGCTGACGGTATCGGGACCTGCATTGGCGGTGATGAGGTCCAGTTTGCTGTCCCCGTTTGCGTCCGCGACGACTAAGGAGTAAGGATTGCCTCCCACGTTATAAGTCTGCTGACTCTGAAACGTGCCGTCACCGTTGCCCAGCAGCACGCTGATGTTATTGGAAGTTTGATTGGCGGTGACAAGGTCCAGTTTGCCGTCTCCATTCACATCCCCCACAACCACCGAGTACGGTTTGGTTCCCACGGGCTCGGTCAGTTGGGTTTGAAACGTGCCGTCGCCGTTTCCGAGCAGGATGCTGACGGTGCTGGAAGTGTAATTGGCACTTATCAAATCGAGACGACCGTCGCCGTTCACGTCTGCCGAGGTGACGGAGGCTGGACCGGTGCCTGTGGAATACGTTTGTTGCGATTGAAATGTGCCGTCGCCGTTCCCCAGCAGGACGCTGACGTTAGCGGAAAGAGAATTGGCACTGACGAGGTCGAATTGACCGTCCCCATTCACGTCAGCCGCGGTCACGAAGAACGGACCGTTGCCCACGCTGTACAGAGTTTGCGGCTGAAAGCTGAGCGTGCCGGTCAGCCTCCGACCTGAGGCATCGCGAATGGTGCCGTCATCGACCAGGTTCA
This sequence is a window from Planctomicrobium piriforme. Protein-coding genes within it:
- a CDS encoding MATE family efflux transporter, which codes for MADTIDDQQTNPAPAGSLRELMHVAFPLVISAGSLSLMNVVDRIFLAQLSIDALAAAMPAAMLSWTSMSLAFGMAGYTNAFVSQYEGAGRKDRVAAAMWQGIFVALAGGISLLPMILFAPEIFGLMGHAAHVQQLEIEYFSWLCPVAIPTLLSTVLTAFFTARKRTAVVMWVNIGTSLLNAAAAYSLIFGAGPMPGLGMKGAAIGTVLAQSLGAVCLAALMFRDGKREGYRFRENFGFDLELIRRMIRFGVPNGIQMLLDVGSFTVFIALVGRLGTEDQAATNLAFTLNSLAFVPMIGMGTAVVTLVGHRVGERKPELATRTVWIAFALSGGYMLLFALIYLSVPGVILYPFMHGDEVALFEAMEPTVIMLLRYVALYTFFDAMAIIFGSAVRGAGDTMFSLIFTVVGGWLLMVAPTIWAIRNGYGLHGCWIAVSVTVIVMGLGFLFRFQQGHWKTMQVIEEDPLEGLP